CGAGTCGTTCGACTCCGTCCGAAGCGATGTCGAATCGGCGCTCTCCGACCTCCTCGAGGATCGGAAGGTGCTAACTGAGACGAACGACCGCGGCGACGAGGAGTACCTGCTGGTCTCCGAGGAACAGGAGGACATTCTGACGCGGGCGAAAACCCGCGCACAGCAGATCCCGTCGCATCGACTTTCGGCCAAGTTGGAGAACTCCCTTCGGGAGGGAAGCAACCTTCTGCTCTCTGAGGGCAGTCGACACGAGGTCGATCTCGAGGGGGAGCGCAAAGTCCCACTCCGGTTCGGCTACTCTGTCCTCGACCCTATCGAGCAAGCACCGACGCCGGAGTTTGACGCCGTTCGTGTGCGGCTGGTCGCGGGGCGCGACGAGGAGGTTAGCGATCAGGTTGATGCATGGCAGTCGACGAACGAAGGCCGGGACGGGGGCGAACACGTCCTCATCGCCGTCGATCTACAGGGATCGACAATCGACCGCCTGCGGGACGTGATGGGTATGCAGGAGGTGCTGTCAGAGGAGACGGAAACGTATCCGGACTTGGAGTCCGACCACCGTGACGAACAGCGGGCGCTCGAATCGGCGATTCGCGAGCAACTCGAGGAAGCGGACGTCTACGTCCGAACGGGTGGGACGAGAGGACGATACGGGGACGTGTTCGAGCAGGTCGTGGGAACGCAAGTCCAGTCCGTATTCAGTGGGTCGCGTTTTGTCCTAACCAACGGAATCACGGAAGTCGAGGACGCCAAGCAGATGGCGAAGTTCTTCCGCGGCGTCGACGACTGGCCGCTTTCGAGCGAGGATGCGGTCACGCTCGGTGTGGATACCGACCGTGCCGAACTCACCGACGGCTGGTGTCAGGAGTTCCTCGACGAGTACGAGGACACCCAATCGCTTCGTGCCGAGGACTTGCTTGCCCAGACAGTCCAGCGCGGAGGCACGTATCGTGGGACTCCGCAAGAATCGATTTCGGCCCTGCTGATCACACTTGCAACAGCAAACGAAATCGCGCTACGTAGAGACGATGAGTACATTACCGAGCCGGACGAGATCGGCCGAGCAGTCAGAAACAAGACGAATCTGACCGACGTACAGGTTCGCTTCGAGTCACTGGACGGAATCAATCCCGACCAGATTCGGGAAACCGTCGAGACGCTGATCGGCGAGGAGTCGGACGGAACCGATCCCGACGCGTGGCTCTCGGAGTTGGCTAACTGGGTGGACGAGAACAGCGTGCTGGTGAAACGCATCTTGCGAGGCGTCAGCAGAGAGTTCGGTGAAGGCGCTTCGCTGGACGAACTCGAAACGACTCTCCAGCCCGCACTCGGAGGCGAATCGCTCGAAACAGACGACTTTGCGTCTGACGAGATCGCACAGCAGTCCGAGCGCTTCGCTCGGGCAAGAGGACTCTTCCGGTCGGTCGAGGATGGTGACTCTCTCTGGGAGCAGTTTAGCCAGCGAACGACGGAGATGCAACGGCTCTACCCCGGTGCGGACATCACAGGGGAGATGCAAGCGATCGTCGGCGGGGACGAAGTGCCAGATACCGACCGGCTTCGAGCAACAATCGACGGAGCCGACGCTCACAGACGAACCGTCGTCCGCGAGCAGTACGAACGTATCACGGGAAAATCGCCGGCGGACGAGGAGCCCGAAAGCGTGGTTTCCAGTCTTGTGACGTGGCTCTACGCTCACGATGGGAGCAGCAAGGAAACTGCCGACCGCGTCGCCGTTGAGTTCGACGGTGTAACCATCGACGATCTCTATGATCTCTTCGAGACGGCGTGGAACGGTGACTCGTTCTCGGAGGAAGACCTCGTCGACTCGACGGTCGTTCAGCAAGCGAAGCGATACGAACGGGCACGGCGACTCCTCGAAGCATCCGACGGCGAGGCATCGCTCTGGTCGCAACTTCGAGATGCCTCGAGACGACTCGAGGAAGAACGTCCGAACCATCCGATCACGACCGACGTGAGCGAGATGCTCAGTCGGTCTCAGCCGCCGAGCGTCGACGATGTAGAGCAACTTCTCGACGAAGCGGAGAATCCCTTCGAGGTCGACGGGCGACTCGAAGAACTCGCCAGCGAACTGCAGTCTGAGTATCCCGACCACGATCTCACCCAAGAGGTCGTCGATGCAGTCGAGGGAACCAGCTCACCGAGTGAGGAACGCGTGGGTGAGATGATTGAAGATGCAGAGCAGTTGCTCGACGGTGTTGACGAGCAACTGCGGCGGATTCGGGAGACTATGGATGAACTTCCGGATGGCTCTGTGATGATGATCGAACCGCTCGACTAACATCTGTGTTGGAAATACGAACTCATTCATCTTTCTTTCGTAATTACGCGACACAGAGACGTTATCTGCGCTAAAAACGGAATGCTTGTCCGAAATCAACTTGTAAGAGCCGGGTTGGCCTATCGTATCGAGACTACTGGTTGATTTTGTGCTCTTGGACAGGTGGCTAACAGAAAAGGCTAATATGATTTAGAGATTGATTATTGACAATATGAACCCGACTAAGGATGAGATAGAATACGCAAGGAAGCAAATTGAGGAAGCTAAAAGAAGGTTGGAAAATGTACACGAGAGAGTCTCTTTGAGCGGCATTAAACTTGTCTCGACCTCTGAAGATTCAGTAGGGGAGATAACCTTACAATCCACGAGTTTTGAAGAGATCGATGAATCTGATATAATATCTAAGTTGAAAGAAGATGACGAGGAGTATGAAGAGGTGGCTGTTAATGAGCTAGATAAGGATTTGGTTGCGTCACACATCCAAAATGTGATCATCGACTCTCAACTCTCTATTGAGTTAGCAACTAAATCAATGTTCAAACTAACTGGGAAGGACTACCCCTTCTCACATAGTATTTCCTTTGAATCTGGAGAAACCAAAGGGTTTTACCACGAATTGCCCGAGGAATTTGACAGGAAAGAAGATGTCGTACGAGTGGTATTTCTAACTCAGTTTTGGGGAGAATTCTATGAATTGGCTAAATACGGCTCACCACAATTAAATGTAAGACCGGAGATGATCTTCGATATTAGTGATGCGGAAAGAGCTGTTAATGATGCAGAGTTCTGTATAGAGGTTTCTCAAGAACTTCTTGAGTTTGTACTGGAGTACTCTTCTGAGTGAGAGATCCATTCACCGCTCTTATTCGTTTGATGAAGTTCTGACCACCGTTGCGGGCGATATACGGGACTTTCCCTTCGGGTTCAATCTGGTCTTGAGACAGTTCTCTAATTGATAGCGAGGATACTCGCTTGGAGGGCGTCGCAGAGGTATGGACAATCTTCAAGACATCTTGACGACTCTGCTTGTAACATCACTGAGTTTCGCATGGACGGACAATCTACTCAACCCCGTAAGGCCCAACTTGACAAGGAAGAGCGCGAGCATCTCGAGGATGTCGTCACCGAAATGCGCGACCGCGTCGAGGCGAACGTTCGCTACCAGCTCGAGGACGAGTACGACCTCGACGAGAAGCCGAACGACGACGCATCCCTGAGCGAAGAGCAGGAAGACCTCGTCGAGGCTATCGAACTCGAAGCCGTCGACGGGAACGATTGGGACGACGGCTACGAGCAGTACATCACGGGCGTCGGTTACACCATCGTCAACCGACTGGCCGCGCTCCGTTGTATGGAGGTTAGGGACTTCATCGACGACGAGGTCACGGCCTTCCGCGACGACGGCCTCACACCGGCCGCCGACCGACTGGTCACCGAGGAGTTCATGCTCGAGGAGGAGGCAGTCCTCGAAGCCTACCGGAACGCGTGCGACGACCTCGCCGAGGAGATCGACATTCTCTTCGACCGCTCGACGGCCTACAGCCAGATCGATCCCGACGACGACACGTTCGAAGACCTCTGCGGAATGCTCGATGAGGTATCCGACGAGGTTTGGCGGGCCGACGACGTGCTGGGCTGGGTGTACGAGTACTACAACGTCAAGCTCCTCGACGACCTCCGGCGGAAGGGCGACCGAGAAGGGCTGGAGCCAGAAGACGTGCCGGCGGCGAACCAGTTCTACACACCCCACTGGGTCGTCCGGATGCTCACCGACAACTCGCTCGGGAAGCTCTACCTCGAGGACACCGGTGAGTTGAGTGAGACCGTCGAGGCACAGGAGTCGCTCTCCCCGGGTGAGCGCAAGAATCGGCCACTCTCCCCCGAGAAGTCACCCGACATTACAGACTTCTGCACCTATCTCGTGCCCTCCGAGGAGGAGGGTGAACCGCCGGCGTTCGACGGCCCCCGTGACATCCGCGTCATCGACCCGGCCTGTGGAAGCGGGCACTTCCTGCTGTATGCGTTCGACGTGCTGGAGCGTATCTACCGGGCCGAGACCGACCTCGACCACGCTGAGATCCCGCGAGAAATCCTGCGTAACAACCTCTACGGCGTCGACCTCGACATGCGAGCCTGCCAGCTCGCTGCGTTCAACCTCTATCTGAAGGGTCGGACGCGTGCCGAAGCCGAGGGTGCGAACGGCTTCGACATGCCGGAGGTCGGAATCGTCTGCGCCGACGCGAAGGTGGCCGACATCGAGGGCGTCGAGGAGGTGTTCGACGAGGTGGCAGACGGGAAGTCCGACGTGGAGGACGCTCTCCGTCGCATCCTTGACGCGTTCGAGGAAGTCCACGGGCTCGGGAGCCTGCTTGACGTGCGTGGGACGCTCGGTGACCTGTTTGAGGACGACAGCGAGCAGGCCGGGGTTCAGATTACGCTCGGCGACGATCCGCGGGAGGATCACACGCTCGGGCAGATTCTACACAGTCTGCGTGATGCAGTCGACCAGCACCGGGAGGAGGATTCGTTCTTGGCGCAGGACTTGCGGAGCTTCGTCCGACTGCTGGACGTGCTAGCACAGGACTACGATGTGGCGTTGATGAATCCGCCGTATGGTTCGAAGAATCGGATGCCAGACGTAGTGCAGGATTATGTTGAAGAGCATTATCGATACTCATCTGAGTTTTATATCAACTTCTTCGAAGTCTGTGAGTCACTTACGAAACCCGGTGGACGAACTGGGATGCTAGTCCCTCGAACGTTCATGTACAAGCATACGTTTGAGGACTTTAGAGAGGAATTTATCGGAGAGAGAGGCAATTTCGACTTCCTATCAGAGTTTGGCATCGGAATACTCGATAATGCTACAGTTCGGACGGTCGGAACCGTTGTTCGTTCTGGAGCGGAACCCAATTCTTCGGGGACATTCATCCGCTTACATGACGTTGATACTCCGGAAAAGGAGGCAACTTACCTTGATGTTCTCTCTGATGTAGAGACAGATATAGATCGCTTCTTCGAGGTTCAGCTAAGCGAATTTGAGCATATACCTAGAACTCCGATTTGTTACTCTGTCCCGGATCGGATACGGGATCTACATAATAACGAGGTAAAACTGGACGCAGAGCGGGCTGGGACGGAGGATAGTTCAATCGGTGATGCCTTACAGGGGTTAGCAACTGCGGACGACGACCGATTTGTGAGAAGTCACTGGGAAGTTAATGACTATACTACATTTAAACCAATTGCAAAGGGTGGATCCGAAGCTTGGGTAGTTCCTCAGGTTACTGAGACAGCAGAGTGGAAAAATGACGGGGAGATACTCCGGCGCTCCAGTAAGCAAATTAGGACACGTAATGAGGAGAAGTATGGGAAAGAAGGGTTAACATGGACATTTATAAAAGAGACGGGGCGCCGATTCGGCTACTATCCACCGGGTGGGTTGTTTAGCCATACAGGATTCATGTTCATTCCCAAAGATGATCGGTCGCTCTGGACGATGATGGCTATCATCAATTCTGATTTGTACCACAACCTGTTTCTATCGATAACGGTGGGGCGCCACTGGAATTCAGGAGAAGTGGGATGTATTCCGTGGATTCAAGAACTAGAAGATATTCCTGAGCTTGAATCGTTGGCGAAGGAGCAGTATCAGACAAAGTTACTTCAACGGGTAAGCAAACCTGTGAGTCCGTACTATAGCGGCCCTTCACTACTTCCTAAGGAATCACGTTTTGATTTCTACTACGACCACCCACACACCCACAAAATCGAGGAACAGATTGATTTTGATCTCAACCTCGGTATAGAGCCGCCCACGCCAAGTCAGGAGATCTCGTCACAAGCTCGGAAAACACGGCTTGCAGAACTAAGACAGGAACAATCTCTCGAAGAGGTTTTTGAGGAGATTAATGACCGCCTCTACGAGGCCCTCAGTATTCCCGGGGAGACATCACGAAAAATCCGAACGGAAATATTCCTCCGAACATCCGAAGACCCCGAAGACCGCGAAGTCCCCAACCCCGAATCCGTCCCTGAAGTCCCGGACAACCTCGACGAACAGGTTAAAGACCTCGTCCACCACTTCGCGATGGAAGCCGTCCGCGAGGAATCCGACGGCATCATCCCGCTCGAAGGTACGGATGAGCAGGCCGACATACTCGACCGCATCGTCGAGCAATTTGAGGACGCGTACGGCGAGCACGCCGAAGACCGCCTCGTCGAGGTCGACGATATTCTCGGGGCCGAGTCCGCCGCCGACGAGGCGTACCCCAACCTCCGGTCGTTCATCGAGGATGACCTCTTCGTCTACCACGTCGACACGATGGAGAACACGCCCATCATCTGGAAGCTCAGTACGGAGCGGCTTATCGCCGACGCGAAAGGCGAAGGCTTCGCGTGCTTCGTCGACTACCACCAACTCGATGCCAGCCTGTTCGACCGCCTGAGCAACCAGTACCTCGAACCGCGGAAAGCCGAACTCCGCGAGCGTCGGTCTGCAGCGAACCAGCGTCAGAACGATGAGTCACTCTCTACGAGCGAACGCGCGGAGGCGACCGACGAGTTCGAGTTCTGCTCGAACGCCCTCGAACAGATTGCCGAACTCGAAGAGGTGATGCAGGAACTCGGCTCCACCAGTGAGCGCGAGTTCAACGACGATGACCGAGAACGCGTTAGCGAGCTGGCCCCGAAGGTTGCCGCATTCCGCGACGAGGCCGAGGAGCGCATCGGGACGCTCAAACGACTCCGCGAGATGAACGGCGAGGAGTGGTTCAAAGACACCTTCTCCGATAATTTCTGGAACGCCGTCGATGAGTGGCGTGACGAATGGGTGGACGCTCTTGAGGAACTGGAACACGCTTGCGAGGAGTACGCCAAATCCAGCGACGAGCCCGTCGAAGCCCACCTTGCTGACCTCTTCGACTACTTCAACTGGCGGCTCAAAGGCTCGGATCATTACTCCAGCACGGGAATCCTCTTCATGACCTACTACTTCGAGCGTGAGGGGAGCGACCTCCTCAACGACGATGGTGAGCCGTTCGATAACCTCACCGAGGACGAGAAGCTGCTCGCCTCGCTCGCGACGGGTATTGACGATGCATCCGTCCTTGACGATGGGTACCTCCAACAGATTGCGGACGATGAAAATGTCGACGACGTGGACGAGTTACCACCGCTAGCGGAGTTCAAGGCGCTCGCTGAGGAAATCGACGACCGTTGCCAGTCGGTCTACAAGCAAATTCCTCCAGACTGGGAGGAACGTGCCCTTTCCGAAGTTACGACTGCCGGCTACCAACCCAACCACAAACACGGCGTTGCGATCAACATCATGCCGCTCGCGGAGAAGAGCATCGTCCCCGAAATCGTCGAGGACAAGGTGTTGTAATTAACTACGCGTTCGCTTGCTCCACACAATCATCGAGGAAGTCTTCGATTTCCTCGATTGATTCTCCGTTCTCGTACATCCACTCGATGATTTGCTTTCCGTGGTCGATTTTATTGTATGCACTAACCGACTCCACTCCCTCCGGCCCGTGCTCCTGCGCTACCAGTCTATTCACTACTTTCTCAATATCACAATATTTGGAGACATCGTCTTCCGAGACAGGAATGGATAATACTGCAGCTATAGCATCAGGGTGGTAGTAATTTTCAATCTCTCTTCGTTCCAACGCATGGCAATCAATGCCCTCTTTGGCTGATTTATCTTTAATCGACTGAACTTCCCCCTTCAGGTCGTCATCCGCGTTCTTCTTGTCGCTGTCAAACAGGAAGGCAAAATTTCGATTGATCTTTTTGAGCTTCTCTGGCTCACAATGGCGCATATTCCCGGTGCCACCGAGGTGCTGTATCGTAATGTTGTGCTCTTGCCAATCCTCAAGATAGGCTTCCGCAAGTGCTTCAAGGACTTTCACATCTGAGGGGCCCTCAACGTAGATTACGAAATCACTCTGGAGGATGTCGCTATTCCGTGCTCCGATCTCGTCGACGGCTTTGAATGCGTCTTCCTCAATGTGCTCGAAGGATGTGACGCCGGAGTCACGACGCGCGATGTACATTTCCGCAGCCGCCCGGTTATCGATGAATACTTGCGAGTGCGTGGTTATCATCACTTGGCCACCGCTATCAGCGATACTTCGCAAGGCATCCAGCATCTTCCGTTCTGCGGCTGGGTGGAGGAAGTTCCCCGGTTCCTCGAAAAGGAGCATATACCCTTCACCAACTTGAAGGTCAACGTAGGCCTGCATCATCGACAGAAGGAGAAGACTACCTACACCAGATCCTCGCTCTCGAACGTCGATGCTCTCGGAAAGGTGCTTGTCTTCGAGGTGTATCTTAGGGGAGATCGCTTTGCTGATCTGGATACTTCCGGGGCTCATATTCACCTTCTCGACATCGGACAGATGAGATTGCATATACTCGGTTAGTCGATTTCCGATGCCCTCAGAGGTCTCCTCAAGCGAATCTTTGAGTTCCACAATCTGTTCGTCGATCTCGTCGTTAAGTCCGCCACCCCTTAGAACCGGCATAAGAAGTTTATTCAGAAACGTACCACCCTTCAGTTTCGTCTGTTCGTTTACGTCACGTTCTGCAAATATCGGAACAGGTTCGGGAAAGTACTCCCATATAAAACTGCGCGAATCCGCCTTGGTCAGTTCATCTCCGTCAACGACAACCGCTCCTTTAGCCACTTTCCCACCATTGACGTAGGTTTCGGCTTTGGGCGTCGTTCCCTCTCTTCTGGTGAACTCCTTCTCGATCGTGAACTCCTCGTCCGCATCAGGGAGGTAATCTTCAGTTAGTGCCTCTTTGAGTTCAGATGGCACGTCCGCAAGCCTTGCAATGAGAGAAATCGATTCAGCCTCTCGCTTATGGAAATGGTCATTATCGGGTTTATCTCCCTCAAGGAAGATGTGGAGAGCTTCGAGGAAGGATGATTTACCGGCATCATTCTTCCCGATGAACGTCGTCATATCACCGATGTTGATTGGCTCCGAATTCTGTATCGGTTTGTAATTCTCCACTTCAAATGTGTCAATCGTGATTACCGCCATCAGGAATTACGACATCTCATGAATGGGGCATAACTCTTCGGTAGCAGTCTGTGACCCATCTAGGCTTGAGCTGGGAAGTGTAGAGAAATGACTAGAGGGCAGCCCCTATTCTGGATAGTATTCCAGCTGGTCACGGTCGTAACGGTCGAGTCGACCGAGGAGGTTCTCCCGGACGTTAGCCACAGAGTCGCTATCGAAGTGAACGAAGGATTCGCCATCTTCCGTCTGTTCGTCGTTCAATTCGTCAATCACATAGCTATCGAACTTCCCCCGAATACGAGCATCGCGGAGGGCCCACCAGTACTCGTTCAGGAGTTCATAGAGTTCGACCACTGCTCTGAACTCCATGAATACCAGTTTCTGGTTAGGAACTTCTCCATCAGTATAGGCTAAGATGTTCTCTTGAACGTGCCCAGCGATACGGAAGAAGTCATCCTCGTCGAAGTTTTGGGAGATGAGAAGATGTGCAGACAGACCGTTATCCCCCGTCTTGTTCTCGATAGCCTCCCGCTCGTCCTCGGATAGGATGTAACGCGTCGCCTGATCTTCTTCCTCCGAGCCGAGGTCGTATCCGTCTTCACGATGAGATAGCTTCGCGTCATAAGTCGCCACGTAGTAGTCACTCGGGTCTTTCTCTGGTACGATAAGCACTCCATCTGCTTCCCGCTCACCAATTCGTCCCCACCGCTCGGTCTGTGAGTAAAGTCTCTTCAGAAGGTAGAAGAGGTGCTTTTCGAAATAGCTGTCATTAGAAGGGTCGTAGATCTCTTCCAACTCATCCTTGTTTTCGTGCATCGGCCCCAGCTCGTCGACGAGTCCGTAGTATTCGCCTGCCTCTTCGTGAGCTTCACTTGCTTTACTGATGAGCCTGTCTTTGACACCGACAATCGCATTATGTAGGGCATTCCCGACGAGCGCGTCGAGACTGTCTGCTGTGATAATGTCGTAGAGAGGAAGTCGACCGTATCCCTCGTCGTCTGCGGAGGCGGATTGCCCATAGGTTACGTAGACGCACTGCAGGAGATAGTCGTTGACAGTTCCCGGACGCGGATGGTTCCCGTGAGGAACTACATCGACCTCTTGATACGAACTGGTTGTCCGCCGTCCTTCTGAGTCGGTCAACGAAAACGAGGTCTCGACTATTTTCCGATTAGCCATCTCCCGGTCTCCAACTTCCCATCCAGAGAAATCGCGTTTAGGATGTGTTGGTGAGATGTCGTCCAGCCGGTTCTGAATATACGTAGCAACACTTGTGTCGTTGACCTCAATCACGGTTTCCTCAACAGACTCAGAGAAGTCTTCTGCTCCACACTCCGTACACTCCGGTTCCGAAGCGGAGTTCTTCTCTGAACAGTGTGAACAGGTCTTGAATTCCTCGACTTCTGTGCTGACCAGCGCGTTACCAGCTGCGTCTACATTACCTTCCAACACATTCTGCACCTCGTCACTCAACTCCTCGTAGTAATTCTCGTATGCCGTCCCTCGTTCAGCAAGGATTCGATTGAATAGGTACTCCTCGTCTTGTGATCCATACTCGTAGATTTTCTCGAATTCGATACCCGTTACAGCAGTAAAACCTTGCTTGAAGCGACTACGCTGTTCGTCTAGCTTATGATTGGTCTTGAGTTCGAATTCGACTCCGTCGACACCGTGAGTGAGTTCAACGCGGAACTTGCCCCCGTGGCGGATGTCTTTGAGGTATAGCTTGTTGACCTCAGAAATTCCGTCGAAGGATACAAGATTCTCGTTCCTCAGCGAGTGGATGTCCCTGTAGATCGATCGTTCGTTCTTTACCCGCAATCTAGAGTTCTCGGGGAGTTCGGATTCTGCAAAATCGACGCCCACTACACGGAACTCCTCATTATCTTCGACAAGGAGGTTCTCTACCTTGCCGACAATTGGTTCTTCTGCCGGTTCCGGCTGCCGCTCTTGGAGATTGTCATCTGAGCGTAACCGCGTCACGACTTTCTTCCGATCCGACTGGCGCCCTCGAACCTCGAATGACTCTTCGTACTTCCTAACGACAACCGGTTTCGTCTGCAGATACCGTCGCGCGACGATTTCACCATCGTCTACCTCCTTTCCAATTGTAGGCTGCCCCGGCCACAAAAGGTCGAACTCGTTGTTGATAGTCTCCTGTACAAGGTTCTCTTCGTCATCAACTAAATCGAGTTCTGTTAGATTGTTAGCATCGCTTTCGAATACCTCTCCTTCCTGATTCTGAATCCAGATATACTCCACATACACTTCGTTCAGCAATCTTCTCGCGTCATCATCGTCAGCCGTCAGGACTCTTTGTTTAAATTCGCTGATAGAGTCGTGTTTGTCCTCGATGACGCGTTTCTTCCGCCGAATAAATACCTCGAGAAGTGCACCCTCGAATGACTCGGGGCCTTCTGAATCCTCCTCTCGTCCATCTGTCCCACTCTGCGAATCTCTGTTCGAAGTCGAATTCCCTTCGTCCTCCTCGGTCTGAACCAATTCTCGCGCTTCCTCGTAATCAACGTCAATCTTGTACCAAAACTCAGGTTCATCGAAGACGGGTGGGGTCGTAGCCTGTTGAGACATGAAAGGCAGTTATTACCATACTTCAAAATGCCAGTATCAAATAGATGTCGGGAGGTGTACTCGTTCCCTCAGTGGATAGTAGCGAAGTTAATAAATCGATGCACGTTGCATCCATTTACAGATCGAATAACACGTTCGCTGTTCTCTAATTACACATGCAAGCTAAACAGACCCTCCCCGACGCCGCAAAAGACACCATCAGAAGCGAGTTCGACCGGGCCGAGTCGTCAGACCCGATTGTCCTCTGGTGGGACGACGGAAACTACCTCGAGGACATCATCGAGCAGGCCTGCGACGAACTCGGCGTTCACCTGAAGGTCGCCGAGGAGACGCCGCTGGAACTCCGTGCCGATCCAATCGACGGCGAACAGGTCTGGTACGTTCCACACGTCAAGGAGCCCGAAGACGTTGAGGGCGACTACGACTGGTTCCGCGACGTTGAGCACACGGGCGGCGAGGTGGAGCTGAGCATCGAAGACCTCACCGTCCACGCGTTCGAGCGTGGGCAACTCGATGCGTGGGAGCTAAAAACCGCGACGCAGGCGGACGACTCCGCAAAGCGCCGCGAGATCGCGCGGATTCTCCACGACCAGCTCACCGGCGGCCAGCTCCCGACGCTCGAACAGCTCCGCACGCAGATTGTCACCGGCGGCTACACCGACCCGGTCGCGTTCGTGCTGGAGAACGGTTGGGGCGACATCGACGACAGCCCCGGCACCATCGAGCAGATGCAGGACTTGCTTACCAGCGAGGGCGTCGACGCGGTCGCCAGCGAGGATGAACCCGTGGGAATCGTCGCGGCGACGCGTCGGTGGGCCGTCGCTGAGTGGCTGATCCACGCCGGCGCCGACGCTGAACGCTTCCCGAGGGAGTTCCGCGCCGAGACGGCCGGCAATCACGACCTCCCCGAGCTCAAGTCGCTTCTAAACAACACCACCTCGGCCAGCCTCCTCGCCGACCGCTATCTCGGCGAGGCGATCTGGCACGACGTCGTCGCGGACGTTAATGACCCGTGGGAACTTGCGGACTGTATCGTCGACGCCGCGCTCGAACGTCGCCTCTGGGAGGAGTGGCACGCGTCGTTCGATGCTGGCGACTACGAGGTGTGTCTCGAGCGCGCCGAGGAGCGGCACGACGCTCTGCTCGGAAGCGAGGACTTCCGCGGCACCTACCGCGGAGCCTACGGCCCGGACAGCCCGTGGACGGGGACGTGGGAGCAGGCCGCTGAGATTGCCCGCCTCGCGCACCAGATCCAGACGTGGGACGAGAGTGCCACCGATGATGTCGTCTCGCTGTACGCCGATCGGGACGACGGCACGTGGCAGATCGACAACGCAGTGCTCAACCTCGTCGTCGCGGGAGAGCCCGAAACCGATCTCCCCGACGATCATCCCGCGACCGTCGCGCTCGACGACCTCCGAACCCAACTCCAGTCGGAATACGTCGAGTACCTCGAAGACCTCGGTGACCTCGTCACTGATACCGTCGAAGCTGGCGCGCCCTTCGTCGACGAGGATCACTCCTACCAGTTCTTCACCAAGGAGTCCGACGGTCTCGAAAGCGGCCAGACGATCGCGCTGTTCGTCATCGACGCCCTTCGGCTCGACCTTGCCCGTCGCCTCGCGGACGAATTGCGTGACTACGTGGCGACCCTCCCGTCCGATGCTCCCGAGTTTGCCATCGACGAAGACGTCTGGCTTGGGACGCTTCCCTCGGAGACCGAGTTCGGGAAGGCTGCGCTC
This sequence is a window from Halorubrum trapanicum. Protein-coding genes within it:
- the pglX gene encoding BREX-5 system adenine-specific DNA-methyltransferase PglX gives rise to the protein MDGQSTQPRKAQLDKEEREHLEDVVTEMRDRVEANVRYQLEDEYDLDEKPNDDASLSEEQEDLVEAIELEAVDGNDWDDGYEQYITGVGYTIVNRLAALRCMEVRDFIDDEVTAFRDDGLTPAADRLVTEEFMLEEEAVLEAYRNACDDLAEEIDILFDRSTAYSQIDPDDDTFEDLCGMLDEVSDEVWRADDVLGWVYEYYNVKLLDDLRRKGDREGLEPEDVPAANQFYTPHWVVRMLTDNSLGKLYLEDTGELSETVEAQESLSPGERKNRPLSPEKSPDITDFCTYLVPSEEEGEPPAFDGPRDIRVIDPACGSGHFLLYAFDVLERIYRAETDLDHAEIPREILRNNLYGVDLDMRACQLAAFNLYLKGRTRAEAEGANGFDMPEVGIVCADAKVADIEGVEEVFDEVADGKSDVEDALRRILDAFEEVHGLGSLLDVRGTLGDLFEDDSEQAGVQITLGDDPREDHTLGQILHSLRDAVDQHREEDSFLAQDLRSFVRLLDVLAQDYDVALMNPPYGSKNRMPDVVQDYVEEHYRYSSEFYINFFEVCESLTKPGGRTGMLVPRTFMYKHTFEDFREEFIGERGNFDFLSEFGIGILDNATVRTVGTVVRSGAEPNSSGTFIRLHDVDTPEKEATYLDVLSDVETDIDRFFEVQLSEFEHIPRTPICYSVPDRIRDLHNNEVKLDAERAGTEDSSIGDALQGLATADDDRFVRSHWEVNDYTTFKPIAKGGSEAWVVPQVTETAEWKNDGEILRRSSKQIRTRNEEKYGKEGLTWTFIKETGRRFGYYPPGGLFSHTGFMFIPKDDRSLWTMMAIINSDLYHNLFLSITVGRHWNSGEVGCIPWIQELEDIPELESLAKEQYQTKLLQRVSKPVSPYYSGPSLLPKESRFDFYYDHPHTHKIEEQIDFDLNLGIEPPTPSQEISSQARKTRLAELRQEQSLEEVFEEINDRLYEALSIPGETSRKIRTEIFLRTSEDPEDREVPNPESVPEVPDNLDEQVKDLVHHFAMEAVREESDGIIPLEGTDEQADILDRIVEQFEDAYGEHAEDRLVEVDDILGAESAADEAYPNLRSFIEDDLFVYHVDTMENTPIIWKLSTERLIADAKGEGFACFVDYHQLDASLFDRLSNQYLEPRKAELRERRSAANQRQNDESLSTSERAEATDEFEFCSNALEQIAELEEVMQELGSTSEREFNDDDRERVSELAPKVAAFRDEAEERIGTLKRLREMNGEEWFKDTFSDNFWNAVDEWRDEWVDALEELEHACEEYAKSSDEPVEAHLADLFDYFNWRLKGSDHYSSTGILFMTYYFEREGSDLLNDDGEPFDNLTEDEKLLASLATGIDDASVLDDGYLQQIADDENVDDVDELPPLAEFKALAEEIDDRCQSVYKQIPPDWEERALSEVTTAGYQPNHKHGVAINIMPLAEKSIVPEIVEDKVL
- a CDS encoding ATP-dependent endonuclease — protein: MAVITIDTFEVENYKPIQNSEPINIGDMTTFIGKNDAGKSSFLEALHIFLEGDKPDNDHFHKREAESISLIARLADVPSELKEALTEDYLPDADEEFTIEKEFTRREGTTPKAETYVNGGKVAKGAVVVDGDELTKADSRSFIWEYFPEPVPIFAERDVNEQTKLKGGTFLNKLLMPVLRGGGLNDEIDEQIVELKDSLEETSEGIGNRLTEYMQSHLSDVEKVNMSPGSIQISKAISPKIHLEDKHLSESIDVRERGSGVGSLLLLSMMQAYVDLQVGEGYMLLFEEPGNFLHPAAERKMLDALRSIADSGGQVMITTHSQVFIDNRAAAEMYIARRDSGVTSFEHIEEDAFKAVDEIGARNSDILQSDFVIYVEGPSDVKVLEALAEAYLEDWQEHNITIQHLGGTGNMRHCEPEKLKKINRNFAFLFDSDKKNADDDLKGEVQSIKDKSAKEGIDCHALERREIENYYHPDAIAAVLSIPVSEDDVSKYCDIEKVVNRLVAQEHGPEGVESVSAYNKIDHGKQIIEWMYENGESIEEIEDFLDDCVEQANA